One region of Solanum pennellii chromosome 6, SPENNV200 genomic DNA includes:
- the LOC107022924 gene encoding uncharacterized protein LOC107022924 yields MQNLKITIDLPHIKPIKKISDEKLYHEEEFQDQSFVSNLQNNDQFLSRKSLSSMNNKLSNVEVYYGDAPLAVPFKWESQPGTPKVKILETPLPPLTPPPSFLEKKMKNAIKKQTKGKLLQRFFFLPKLNFRKSQLQPSPTSSSSSSSLSSSSFSSPPRCWSYSVPASPCKVKSNF; encoded by the coding sequence atgcaaaatctCAAAATTACAATAGATCTTCCTCATATCAAGCCAATCAAAAAGATATCAGATGAAAAGTTATATCACGAAGAAGAGTTTCAGGATCAAAGTTTTGTCTCGAATCTACAAAATAATGATCAATTTTTGTCTCGAAAATCGCTCTCTtcaatgaacaacaagttgtcCAATGTTGAAGTGTATTATGGAGATGCACCATTGGCTGTTCCATTTAAGTGGGAATCTCAACCAGGAACACCAAAAGTCAAGATTCTTGAAACTCCACTTCCTCCTCTTACTCCTCCACCATCATTTCTtgagaaaaagatgaaaaatgcTATAAAGAAGCAAACAAAGGGCAAATTGTTACAAAGGTTTTTCTTCCTTCCCAAATTGAACTTTAGGAAAAGTCAACTACAACCATCTCCAACTAGTTcttcatcatcgtcatcattatcatcatcgtcATTTTCTTCACCGCCTAGGTGTTGGTCATATTCTGTTCCTGCATCTCCGTGCAAAGTTAAATCTAATTTCTAA
- the LOC107023714 gene encoding CBL-interacting protein kinase 2-like, which yields MANKGSILMERYEVGRLLGQGTFAKVYYARNIKTGQSVAIKVIDKEKVVRVGLMNQIKREISVMKLVRHPNIVHLYEVMATKTKIYFIMEYCKGGELFNKVAKGRLKEDAARKYFQQLINAVDFCHSRGVYHRDLKPENLLLDDDENLKISDFGLSALVESKHQDGLLHTTCGTPAYVAPEVINRRGYDGTKADIWSCGVVLYVLLAGYLPFQDSNLMEMYRKIGKADYKCPSWFPPEARRLLSRMLDPNPSSRISLAKIRASSWFRRGISTSSKSTVVDDVSTDLASANKEDKQEVASIPKLNAFDIITLYAKFDLSRLFEEPCLKKETKFTSRKTASVIISKLENIAKHLKLKVCKRDAGLLKFEGTKEGKKGTLSIDVEIFEVVEAFHLVEVKKSNGDTLEYQQILNECLRPGLQDIVWTWQEDQQLPQQSEDQLHEQTPNNQLQQEQHLDNQQQPPEQQQLLLQNHLIQQEQLP from the coding sequence atggcCAATAAAGGAAGCATACTGATGGAGCGGTATGAAGTGGGCAGATTATTAGGTCAAGGTACATTTGCTAAGGTTTACTATGCGAGGAATATCAAAACCGGACAGAGTGTTGCCATCAAAGTCATAGACAAGGAAAAAGTTGTCAGGGTCGGGCTCATGAATCAGATCAAACGGGAGATATCTGTTATGAAACTAGTCAGACATCCAAATATTGTGCATCTTTACGAGGTCATGGCGACAAAAACCAAGATATACTTTATCATGGAGTATTGTAAAGGAGGTGAGCTCTTTAACAAGGTAGCTAAGGGAAGGCTGAAAGAGGACGCAGCACGGAAATATTTTCAGCAGTTGATAAATGCTGTAGATTTCTGCCATAGTAGGGGTGTCTATCACCGGGATTTGAAACCTGAAAACTTGCTGTTAGATGACGatgaaaacttaaaaatttcagattttggttTAAGTGCTCTAGTTGAGTCAAAGCACCAAGACGGACTCCTCCACACGACGTGTGGGACTCCAGCTTATGTTGCTCCAGAGGTGATTAACAGAAGAGGCTATGATGGGACTAAGGCTGATATCTGGTCGTGTGGGGTTGTCCTATACGTTTTGTTGGCTGGTTATCTTCCATTTCAAGACTCAAATTTGATGGAGATGTATAGGAAGATTGGGAAAGCTGATTACAAATGTCCGAGTTGGTTTCCACCAGAAGCCCGACGTCTACTTTCAAGAATGTTGGATCCTAATCCAAGTTCAAGAATTTCCCTTGCAAAAATTAGAGCAAGTTCGTGGTTCCGGAGGGGAATTTCAACTTCCTCTAAATCTACAGTAGTAGACGACGTAAGCACGGATTTAGCTTCAGCAAATAAAGAGGACAAGCAAGAAGTGGCTTCGATTCCAAAGTTGAATGCATTTGATATCATTACCCTTTATGCTAAATTTGATTTATCCAGATTGTTCGAGGAACCTTGTTTAAAGAAAGAAACTAAATTCACATCCCGGAAAACTGCATCAGTGATCATATCCAAGCTCGAAAATATTGCTAAACATCTGAAGCTGAAAGTTTGCAAAAGGGATGCAGGACTACTGAAGTTCGAAGgaacaaaagaaggaaaaaagggAACTTTGAGCATTGACGTGGAGATCTTTGAGGTCGTTGAAGCTTTTCATTTGGTGGAAGTTAAAAAATCAAACGGGGATACATTGGAATATCAACAGATATTGAACGAATGCCTCAGACCGGGTCTTCAAGATATCGTTTGGACTTGGCAAGAAGATCAACAGCTGCCTCAGCAGTCGGAAGACCAGCTTCACGAGCAGACACCAAATAATCAACTTCAGCAGGAACAACATTTAGATAACCAGCAACAACCTCCAGAGCAGCAGCAACTGCTACTCCAAAACCATCTGATACAGCAAGAGCAGTTACCTTGA
- the LOC107022797 gene encoding LOB domain-containing protein 15-like, protein MSTTRERLDEIIGKKLKIENIDASSKLHMQQIMGRRHIILEPSCTKLNTIIPCAACKLLRRKCAEECPFSPYFSPHEPQKFAAVHKVFGASNVSKLLMEVPESQRADAANSLVYEANVRLRDPVYGCMGAISTLNQQVQSLQVELNITRAEILRYKYREAMNNLIIASTGIGATVAAAELPQAPSTPTHPPRPPPPQESFGVVVPSCSSPPSTQSVYATPSNGANFSVISNNNVPYFD, encoded by the exons ATGTCCACAACAAG GGAGAGATTGGATGAGATTATTGGGAAGAAGTTAAAGATAGAGAATATTGATGCAAGTTCAAAGTTACATATGCAACAAATTATGGGAAGAAGACATATAATATTGGAACCTTCATGCACAAAATTGAATACTATTATACCTTGTGCTGCTTGTAAGCTTTTGAGAAGAAAATGTGCTGAAGAATGTCCATTTTCTCCTTATTTCTCTCCACATGAACCACAAAAATTTGCTGCTGTTCATAAAGTCTTTGGTGCTAGCAATGTTTCTAAGTTGCTCATG GAGGTGCCAGAAAGTCAAAGGGCAGATGCAGCAAATAGTTTGGTATATGAAGCAAATGTGAGGCTAAGGGATCCAGTCTATGGGTGCATGGGTGCAATTTCAACTTTAAACCAACAAGTTCAATCGTTACAAGTCGAGCTTAACATAACAAGGGCTGAAATTTTGAGATATAAATATAGAGAAGCAATGAATAATCTAATCATTGCATCCACGGGTATTGGAGCCACGGTGGCCGCGGCTGAGTTGCCCCAAGCTCCTTCTACTCCCACCCATCCACCACGGCCACCGCCTCCCCAAGAGTCTTTTGGGGTTGTTGTCCCTTCTTGTTCTTCTCCTCCTTCAACTCAATCCGTATACGCAACTCCTTCTAATGGAGCAAACTTTAGTGTTATTTCAAACAATAATGTACCCTATTTTGATTAG